Part of the Candidatus Cloacimonas sp. genome, GAAAGAAATCCGAGCTTTCTGGCGGTAGGCATTTCCATCCCGGAGGAGAATTATTGGGCTAAGGGAATTGGCAAGGAAGCATTGCAATTGTGGGTTGGATACATATTTGAAAACTATGGAGTGGAAAACATTTACTGTGAAACCTGGTCTGGTAATGAAAGGATGGTGCGTTTGGCTCGTAGTATCGGTTTTGAGATTATTGAAAATGATAAGATACTGGAATTTAACGGTATGCATTATAACAAACTCAAATTCAGGATTGGCAAGATACCTACACCTCAATGTATCTAATAACCCGAAAAGAAATAGTTGGACTTCTGTTACCTTACTACAAGAAGAATTTGATGCACTTGTGAAAAAGCACTGGATTCCGGATAAATGAAAAGAGAAGCAAATGGTTTGATAATAAAAATGTTCATTCCGAGGGGCTTAT contains:
- a CDS encoding GNAT family N-acetyltransferase gives rise to the protein MERFKMVKEIKGQKVTLRDLTVADLNDYRKWFTKGQEWTKWDAPWEEMSDIFAQNFIQRLSNQLSKEPQEIRTRFEIEVNSTHIGWVSSYLIERNPSFLAVGISIPEENYWAKGIGKEALQLWVGYIFENYGVENIYCETWSGNERMVRLARSIGFEIIENDKILEFNGMHYNKLKFRIGKIPTPQCI